A single window of Acidobacteriota bacterium DNA harbors:
- a CDS encoding pyridoxal-phosphate dependent enzyme — protein sequence MNYKNNILELIGDTPLVKLNKLNRGLRPLMLAKIESLNPGGSVKDRIGQAMIDRAERLGELKPGGTVVEATSGNTGIGLALTCAVRGYRSIFVMTDKCSQEKVRYLKALGSDVIVVPAAAKMDSPDHYVNTAKRIAAETPNAILTNQYGNPANPEVHYQTTGPEIWEATEGKITHFVAGMGTGGTISGTARYLKEKNPAIRVVGADPYGSAIKGFKETGHLMAASPYLVEGIGQEIIPDNVQLKYIDEIVNVTDRDSFNTARRLGREEGIFCGGSSGTIAWAALKVAENLSENDILVFIICDTGERYLSKFLSDEWMKEKRLLGDERMTIGLLNELKLHAGKLRLISVAPDAKVREALDLMNNHGLSQLPVIEDGKSVGSVRESRIVAQLLDNRDLIESPVTELMDASFPVVGEMVEVQRAKQYLKESPAILVEEYGRIVGIVTRHDVLDIEA from the coding sequence ATGAACTACAAAAACAACATTCTGGAACTGATCGGCGATACGCCACTGGTCAAATTGAACAAGTTGAATCGTGGATTGAGGCCGTTGATGCTGGCCAAAATCGAATCCTTAAATCCCGGCGGCAGCGTCAAAGATCGCATTGGCCAGGCGATGATTGATCGCGCCGAGCGGTTGGGCGAACTCAAACCCGGCGGCACGGTCGTCGAAGCCACCAGTGGAAACACAGGTATCGGATTGGCGCTGACCTGCGCCGTGCGCGGGTATCGTTCGATCTTCGTGATGACGGACAAATGCAGCCAGGAAAAGGTTCGTTACCTGAAAGCGCTTGGTTCGGATGTGATCGTCGTTCCGGCGGCGGCCAAAATGGATTCGCCGGATCATTACGTCAATACGGCCAAACGCATTGCGGCGGAAACGCCGAATGCGATTTTGACCAACCAGTACGGCAATCCCGCCAACCCCGAAGTTCATTACCAAACCACCGGCCCGGAAATTTGGGAAGCGACCGAAGGCAAAATCACGCATTTCGTGGCCGGAATGGGAACCGGCGGAACGATCAGCGGAACGGCGCGGTACCTGAAAGAAAAAAATCCGGCAATACGGGTCGTCGGCGCTGACCCGTATGGTTCCGCGATCAAAGGCTTCAAGGAAACCGGCCACCTGATGGCTGCATCGCCTTATCTGGTCGAAGGCATCGGCCAGGAAATCATTCCCGACAACGTTCAACTGAAATACATTGATGAAATCGTCAACGTCACCGACCGCGATTCGTTCAACACAGCTCGGCGGTTGGGCCGCGAAGAAGGAATTTTTTGCGGTGGCAGTTCAGGAACCATCGCCTGGGCGGCGCTGAAAGTCGCCGAAAACCTGAGCGAAAACGACATTCTGGTGTTCATCATCTGCGACACGGGCGAACGGTATCTGTCGAAGTTCCTGTCCGATGAATGGATGAAGGAAAAACGATTACTCGGCGATGAACGAATGACCATTGGATTGTTGAATGAACTGAAGCTTCACGCGGGCAAGTTGCGGCTGATTTCGGTTGCGCCTGACGCCAAAGTCCGCGAGGCGCTGGATTTGATGAACAATCACGGATTGTCGCAATTGCCTGTCATCGAAGATGGCAAATCGGTTGGCAGCGTTCGTGAAAGCAGAATCGTGGCTCAACTATTGGATAACCGAGATTTGATTGAATCTCCGGTTACTGAGTTGATGGATGCGTCTTTTCCGGTTGTTGGCGAAATGGTGGAAGTGCAACGCGCCAAGCAATACCTGAAAGAATCGCCTGCCATCTTGGTCGAAGAATACGGACGCATCGTAGGCATTGTCACACGACACGACGTTCTGGACATCGAAGCCTGA
- the can gene encoding carbonate dehydratase — MESYEKLLLANKAWVKERLDVREDYFSRMAKDQTPEFLWIGCSDSRVPAEEVTGTQPGELFVHRNVANLVIHTDFNMLSVVQYAVEVLKVKHIIVCGHYGCGGVKNALSNKNLGLINKWLRHIKDVYRTHEHELDGITDAEKRFRRLVELNVQEQVWHLAETSIIQQAWHSGNGVGPFIHGWVYDLHTGVLNDLFKLTPETKIDDIYKFHFDD; from the coding sequence ATGGAAAGTTACGAAAAGCTATTGCTGGCTAACAAAGCGTGGGTGAAAGAGCGGTTGGACGTGCGCGAGGATTATTTCTCGCGTATGGCAAAGGACCAAACCCCCGAATTCCTGTGGATCGGTTGTTCCGATAGCCGTGTGCCCGCCGAAGAGGTGACAGGCACGCAACCCGGCGAATTGTTTGTTCACCGAAACGTCGCCAATCTGGTCATCCACACGGATTTCAACATGCTCAGCGTGGTGCAATACGCGGTCGAAGTGTTGAAAGTCAAACACATCATCGTCTGTGGGCATTATGGATGTGGCGGCGTCAAAAACGCTTTGTCCAACAAAAATCTGGGACTGATCAACAAATGGTTGCGGCACATCAAAGACGTTTATCGCACTCACGAACATGAGCTGGATGGGATTACCGATGCAGAAAAACGCTTTCGCCGTTTGGTGGAGTTAAATGTCCAGGAACAGGTTTGGCATTTAGCTGAAACTTCGATCATCCAACAGGCCTGGCATTCGGGGAATGGCGTTGGCCCATTCATTCACGGATGGGTTTACGATCTTCATACAGGCGTGCTCAACGATCTGTTCAAACTGACGCCGGAAACGAAGATTGACGACATTTACAAATTTCATTTTGACGATTAA
- a CDS encoding SulP family inorganic anion transporter: MSEFSDFRPGVINNLKYDMPSGLVVFLVALPLCLGIALASGAPLFSGIIAGIIGGTVIATLSASEVSVSGPAAGLAVIVATSIQNLGSYRVFLVAVVLSGLFQLVLGFARAGVIGNYVPNAVIKGMLAAIGIVIILKQIPHALGRDVHYEGDFDFFFELDAKSNTLGDILNAIYSASPAAIIITIVSMTVLILWERPFLQRMKFFKLVPGPLVVVILGVLLNEAFRVSLNGFHLKAEDSHLVALPVAASLSDFFHQFTFPDWSALTNKQVYITALTIAVVGSIESLLSLEATDKLDPFRRISPTNRELKAQGVGNFISGLIGGLPITSVIVRSSANVYAGSRTRMSAFFHGILLFFCVLLIPGLLNRIPLACLAAILFMVGYKLTKVHLYKKMYKAGWDDFLPFIVTVLAIVFTDLLVGIAIGIAVGVLVVIKTNHHDSMTLVHQGNNYLLRFNKDVSFVNKTALKDKLLSIPENSNLVLDATKAIYIDGDIYDVVADFQEAARHKNIKVELKNFESKSQVFLKGGIDGKLRKAIAG, translated from the coding sequence ATGTCTGAATTTTCAGACTTCCGACCTGGCGTCATCAATAATCTGAAATACGATATGCCGTCAGGTCTGGTGGTCTTTCTGGTCGCGTTGCCGTTATGCCTGGGCATTGCGTTGGCATCCGGAGCGCCACTATTTTCCGGGATCATCGCCGGAATCATTGGCGGAACCGTAATCGCAACACTTTCGGCGTCCGAAGTCAGTGTCAGTGGCCCGGCGGCAGGTTTGGCCGTAATCGTTGCGACGTCAATTCAAAACCTCGGTTCTTACAGGGTTTTTCTGGTGGCAGTTGTGCTTTCAGGACTTTTCCAGTTGGTTCTGGGGTTTGCCCGCGCGGGCGTGATTGGGAATTACGTTCCAAACGCCGTGATCAAAGGAATGTTGGCCGCCATCGGAATCGTCATCATTTTGAAACAAATCCCGCACGCATTGGGCCGCGATGTCCATTACGAAGGGGACTTCGATTTCTTTTTCGAACTGGACGCCAAAAGCAACACGCTCGGCGACATCCTGAATGCAATCTATTCAGCCAGTCCAGCGGCAATCATCATCACAATCGTTTCGATGACGGTTTTGATTTTGTGGGAACGCCCATTCCTGCAACGAATGAAATTTTTCAAGCTGGTTCCTGGTCCGCTGGTCGTTGTGATATTGGGCGTGCTGTTGAACGAAGCTTTCCGGGTCAGTCTGAATGGTTTTCATCTGAAAGCCGAAGACAGTCATCTGGTAGCGTTGCCCGTCGCAGCCAGCCTGTCTGATTTCTTTCACCAGTTCACCTTTCCCGATTGGTCGGCGCTGACAAACAAACAGGTTTACATCACGGCGCTGACGATTGCCGTAGTCGGCAGCATTGAATCCCTGTTGTCCCTGGAAGCGACGGATAAGTTGGACCCGTTTCGCCGGATTTCTCCTACCAACCGCGAACTGAAAGCGCAGGGCGTCGGGAATTTCATTTCCGGTCTGATTGGCGGTCTTCCGATTACCTCCGTGATCGTGCGCAGCTCGGCAAACGTTTACGCCGGAAGCCGAACCCGCATGTCGGCGTTCTTCCATGGAATCCTGTTGTTTTTCTGCGTTTTGTTGATTCCCGGATTGCTGAATCGAATTCCGTTGGCTTGTCTGGCGGCGATCCTGTTTATGGTCGGGTACAAACTGACGAAGGTTCACCTGTACAAGAAAATGTACAAAGCCGGATGGGATGATTTCCTGCCGTTCATCGTGACGGTTCTTGCCATCGTGTTTACGGATTTGCTGGTGGGAATTGCCATCGGCATCGCGGTTGGCGTTTTGGTCGTGATCAAAACCAACCATCACGATTCCATGACCCTGGTCCACCAGGGCAATAATTACCTCTTGCGATTCAACAAAGACGTTTCCTTCGTCAATAAAACGGCTTTGAAAGACAAGCTGTTATCCATTCCGGAAAATTCCAATCTGGTTCTGGACGCAACCAAGGCAATTTACATTGACGGGGATATTTACGATGTCGTCGCCGATTTCCAGGAAGCGGCTCGCCACAAAAATATCAAAGTCGAACTGAAAAATTTTGAGTCGAAATCACAAGTGTTTCTAAAAGGAGGAATAGATGGAAAGTTACGAAAAGCTATTGCTGGCTAA
- a CDS encoding VWA domain-containing protein, with amino-acid sequence MKRTSFSGAFTLMIAFLVGTAAAQTRSIVEPGRADALVLNTDLVSVSISVTDQQGRYFTGLDRNAFAIFEDGVAQEIAFFGTDDGPASIGIVFDLSGSMKGERNQRAKEALTRFIQTGHADDEYSLVAFSDKTQTVLERVYDGEALARAINNSSSEGNTALFDAVATAIELVKKGRWSKRALVIISDGEDNRSRTTLRKLKQMVSEAGLSVYAVITEDSHLPRFWGAEDLRTLSTHTGGKAFTPETADQVVEVFDQIALEMRQRYSVGYAPTNVGFDGKWRNLKVKLAAPLSTLKLSVRAKAGYYAVASSPQFNKNGLTNANE; translated from the coding sequence ATGAAGCGAACAAGTTTTTCAGGAGCTTTTACTCTGATGATCGCGTTTTTGGTTGGGACTGCTGCAGCGCAAACACGGTCAATTGTGGAGCCAGGGCGCGCCGATGCGTTGGTGCTGAATACGGACTTGGTTTCCGTTTCGATCAGCGTGACCGACCAACAGGGACGATATTTTACCGGCCTGGATCGCAATGCATTCGCGATCTTTGAAGACGGGGTTGCACAGGAAATTGCGTTCTTTGGCACAGACGACGGGCCTGCGAGCATCGGAATTGTGTTTGATCTTTCCGGTTCGATGAAAGGAGAAAGAAATCAACGAGCGAAAGAAGCGCTCACGCGGTTTATCCAAACCGGGCACGCCGATGATGAATATTCGTTGGTTGCGTTTAGTGACAAAACGCAAACCGTGCTGGAACGTGTTTATGATGGCGAAGCGTTGGCGCGCGCCATCAACAATTCTTCTTCCGAAGGCAATACAGCCTTGTTCGATGCAGTGGCAACAGCGATTGAGTTGGTCAAAAAAGGCCGATGGTCAAAACGTGCTTTGGTAATTATCAGCGACGGCGAAGACAATCGTTCACGGACGACGTTGCGAAAGTTGAAACAGATGGTTTCCGAAGCCGGACTGTCTGTATATGCCGTGATTACCGAAGACAGTCATCTTCCACGATTTTGGGGAGCGGAAGATTTGCGCACCCTGTCCACGCACACCGGCGGCAAAGCCTTCACGCCGGAAACGGCGGATCAAGTCGTCGAAGTTTTTGACCAAATTGCCTTGGAAATGCGGCAGCGGTATTCGGTCGGTTATGCGCCAACCAATGTTGGTTTCGATGGGAAATGGCGGAATTTGAAAGTAAAGCTCGCGGCTCCACTCAGCACATTGAAACTTTCAGTGCGAGCAAAAGCCGGTTATTACGCTGTAGCCAGTTCCCCACAGTTCAACAAGAACGGGTTGACCAATGCCAATGAATAA
- a CDS encoding sodium:calcium antiporter: MKKYLPLILTAVIPLPWMFLALTGRTHQMAPVLVSVLSGLAIVSAAFLLGWGAELSERDIPRSLALIALALISVLPEYAIGLHYAWTEGLHHSHEGLAIANMTGANRILIGVGWALVAIVYYFKHKQKSIDLDASQGLELSLLLLASVYSLILPLKGTLSLWDAVIFFAMFAYYAGRAMKGEKHDEELEGIAAELDQRLGNNARRLVVLLMFAFSGFVIWFSAEPFAESLKDVGATYGVSQFLLVQWLAPLASESPEGLIALIFAMKGKGSTGIGALISSKVNQWTLLVGAIPLVYVLAAGTGGAMVLDGRQKEELLLTSAQSLFAAIVISDFRFALWEALMLLVLFSAQFLFPDEHIRYIFSGIYLVASVVLLAKSKLRRQMMLNALLLKNTRPS, encoded by the coding sequence ATGAAAAAGTATCTTCCGTTAATTCTCACTGCGGTGATTCCGTTGCCGTGGATGTTTTTGGCTCTGACCGGCAGAACGCATCAGATGGCGCCGGTTTTGGTTTCGGTACTTTCGGGGTTGGCAATTGTCAGCGCGGCGTTTTTGTTGGGCTGGGGCGCAGAATTGTCTGAGCGCGACATTCCGCGTTCGCTGGCGTTGATTGCTCTGGCATTGATCAGCGTGTTACCGGAATATGCCATTGGATTGCATTACGCCTGGACGGAAGGGTTGCACCACAGCCATGAAGGGTTGGCCATCGCCAACATGACCGGCGCGAACAGAATTTTGATTGGCGTCGGCTGGGCATTGGTGGCGATTGTTTATTACTTCAAACACAAGCAAAAGAGCATTGATCTGGATGCTTCGCAGGGTTTGGAACTCAGTCTGTTGCTCCTGGCCAGCGTCTATTCTTTGATTTTGCCGCTGAAAGGAACCTTGTCGTTATGGGATGCAGTCATCTTTTTTGCAATGTTTGCCTATTACGCCGGGCGCGCGATGAAAGGGGAAAAGCATGATGAAGAACTGGAAGGAATTGCCGCGGAATTGGATCAGCGGCTTGGGAATAATGCCCGGCGATTGGTCGTGTTGTTGATGTTCGCGTTTTCAGGATTTGTGATTTGGTTTTCTGCCGAACCTTTTGCCGAAAGTTTGAAAGACGTTGGCGCCACTTACGGCGTCAGTCAGTTTTTGCTGGTGCAATGGTTGGCGCCGTTGGCTTCGGAATCGCCTGAAGGATTGATCGCGTTGATTTTTGCGATGAAAGGAAAAGGTTCGACCGGCATTGGCGCACTGATTTCATCGAAGGTCAATCAATGGACGTTGTTGGTTGGAGCGATCCCATTGGTGTATGTCTTGGCCGCAGGAACCGGCGGGGCAATGGTATTGGATGGTCGCCAAAAAGAGGAATTACTGCTGACTTCGGCGCAATCGTTGTTTGCCGCGATCGTCATCTCTGATTTCAGGTTCGCTTTGTGGGAAGCGCTGATGTTGTTAGTTTTGTTTTCCGCCCAATTCCTATTTCCCGATGAACATATTCGCTACATTTTCAGCGGAATTTATTTGGTAGCGTCAGTGGTATTGCTGGCGAAATCAAAATTGCGGCGTCAGATGATGTTGAATGCCCTCTTGCTGAAAAATACGCGACCTTCTTGA
- a CDS encoding YjbQ family protein, protein MKSLTKYLVFHTKNRREYINITDEVAQAVSDSGVKEGMVLVSAMHITAAVYVNDAEDGLISDIDEWLEHLAPTRPDYRHHQTGEDNGDAHLKNLLMHHQVILPITNGRLDLGTWQQVYYAEFDGQRRKRAIIKVLGE, encoded by the coding sequence ATGAAATCGCTGACGAAGTATCTCGTCTTTCATACCAAAAATCGTCGTGAGTATATCAATATCACGGATGAAGTCGCTCAGGCTGTGTCCGATAGCGGAGTGAAGGAGGGCATGGTGCTGGTTTCGGCCATGCACATTACTGCTGCTGTTTACGTCAACGACGCCGAAGACGGCTTGATCTCGGACATTGATGAATGGTTGGAGCATCTGGCTCCGACCCGACCCGATTACCGCCATCATCAAACCGGCGAAGACAATGGCGACGCACATCTGAAAAACCTGCTGATGCATCATCAGGTCATTTTGCCGATCACAAATGGACGATTGGATTTGGGAACCTGGCAGCAGGTGTATTATGCCGAATTTGACGGTCAGCGCCGTAAACGAGCAATCATCAAAGTTCTTGGCGAATAA
- a CDS encoding NifU family protein, producing MPKIADIEYTPNPNAVKFILKEPVTTGSSRSFQNAEAAMADPLADSLFRVGNVTSVFYMDRFVTVNKEDDVSWEDMLKKLAEPIRSAPSASEIAAQAPAKPAPTPGDDPVLDKINQMLDEKIRPGLAGDGGGLEIIGFHDKKLMISYQGACGSCPSSIGGTLMYIEQLLKEEVDAEIEVISV from the coding sequence ATGCCCAAGATTGCAGACATCGAGTACACGCCGAATCCGAATGCTGTGAAATTCATTTTGAAGGAACCGGTCACGACAGGTTCTTCGCGTTCATTTCAAAATGCCGAAGCCGCCATGGCGGATCCGCTGGCCGATTCGCTGTTCAGGGTCGGCAATGTCACGTCCGTGTTTTACATGGATCGGTTTGTGACGGTGAACAAAGAAGACGATGTCAGTTGGGAAGACATGCTGAAAAAACTGGCAGAGCCGATTCGTTCTGCTCCTTCAGCGTCGGAAATCGCCGCCCAGGCACCTGCCAAACCAGCGCCGACGCCGGGTGATGATCCAGTGCTGGACAAAATCAATCAGATGTTGGATGAAAAAATTCGTCCGGGGCTGGCCGGAGATGGCGGCGGGTTGGAAATCATCGGATTCCACGACAAAAAACTGATGATTAGCTACCAGGGCGCCTGCGGAAGCTGTCCCAGTTCGATCGGCGGCACGTTGATGTACATCGAGCAGCTTTTGAAAGAAGAGGTTGATGCCGAAATTGAAGTGATCTCCGTCTAA